The following coding sequences lie in one Cucurbita pepo subsp. pepo cultivar mu-cu-16 chromosome LG13, ASM280686v2, whole genome shotgun sequence genomic window:
- the LOC111808999 gene encoding vacuolar iron transporter homolog 4-like translates to MEPNKLNLTNLEQQSGSEIQTNEFDYSKRAQWLRAAVLGANDGLVSTASLMMGIGAVKQDIKAMILTGFAGLVAGACSMAIGEFVSVYSQLDIEVAQMKREKLQRRNLEGQEQDSNDDEKLPNPLQAAAASALAFSLGAMVPLLAASFIREYKVRLVVVVAAVTLALGVFGWLGAILGKASPIKSAIRVLVGGWLAMTITFGLTKLIGVSGL, encoded by the coding sequence ATGGAGCCAAACAAGTTGAATCTAACCAATTTGGAGCAACAATCCGGGTCCGAGATCCAAACCAATGAATTCGACTACTCAAAACGCGCACAATGGCTACGCGCTGCCGTGCTTGGTGCCAACGACGGGCTCGTCTCGACCGCGTCGCTTATGATGGGAATTGGAGCTGTGAAACAAGACATCAAAGCCATGATCCTCACCGGGTTTGCGGGGTTAGTCGCCGGTGCGTGTAGCATGGCGATCGGCGAGTTTGTGTCGGTTTACTCACAATTGGACATTGAAGTAGCTCaaatgaaaagagagaagctacaaagaagaaatttagAAGGGCAAGAGCAAGACAGCAATGATGATGAGAAGCTACCAAATCCACTCCAAGCCGCCGCAGCCTCCGCCTTGGCGTTCTCCTTAGGAGCAATGGTGCCACTATTGGCAGCTTCGTTTATAAGAGAGTATAAGGTAAGGCTTGTGGTGGTTGTGGCTGCGGTGACGTTAGCGCTCGGCGTGTTCGGGTGGTTGGGTGCCATCCTTGGAAAAGCATCGCCAATCAAATCCGCCATCAGGGTGTTGGTCGGAGGTTGGTTAGCCATGACTATAACCTTTGGCTTGACGAAACTAATCGGAGTAAGTGGACTCTAG
- the LOC111809240 gene encoding protein ROOT PRIMORDIUM DEFECTIVE 1, with amino-acid sequence MLFEVLQKSRHWDPRLSSPYCLKCFPRNFSLWSMKKDPDLESALSRNRRWIVNNQIKNIVLRCPNQTAPVKFLQKKFKTLDCQGKALNWLKKYPICFEVYLHNDEYYFRLTKRMMALVEEEETVKDMQEPAFVERLAKLLMMASNQRLNVLKLGELRRNFGLPDDYLIRIVPKHSDMFRIVNYTGKRNSMEIELVSWKPELAISSIESSACKHGVEPTFSCSLPTTWVHSWEKFHEFNASPYISPYANHAGLVKDTNEMEKRTVGLIHEILSLTLWKKASIMKLGHFSREFGLPLKLNALLLKHPGIFYVSNKYQIYTVLLREGYSGSELIEKDPLVVVKEKFGELMQEGLHEYNRRHHLMNLEKKRMKGMLLGRSEKNKRKDSEPDDLDDQGNNLGGLLEPEERKRFYQSLFDDGSA; translated from the coding sequence ATGTTGTTTGAAGTACTGCAGAAGTCCAGGCATTGGGATCCTAGGCTTTCTTCTCCTTATTGCCTCAAATGCTTCCCAAGGAACTTTTCTCTATGGTCAATGAAGAAAGACCCAGACCTTGAATCAGCTCTATCTCGTAATCGTCGATGGATTGTCaataatcaaatcaagaatatCGTCCTTCGTTGCCCCAATCAGACGGCACCTGTaaaatttctccaaaagaAGTTTAAAACCCTCGACTGTCAAGGAAAGGCCCTTAACTGGCTGAAAAAGTACCCCATCTGCTTTGAAGTTTATCTCCACAATGATGAGTACTATTTTCGGCTGACAAAGAGGATGATGGCTTTagttgaagaggaagaaactgTCAAAGACATGCAGGAGCCTGCTTTTGTCGAGCGGTTGGCAAAGTTGCTGATGATGGCTTCGAATCAGAGactaaatgttttaaaacttggtGAATTAAGGCGGAATTTTGGGCTCCCAGATGATTACTTGATAAGAATCGTTCCCAAACATTCTGATATGTTTCGAATTGTAAATTATACtggaaaaagaaactcaaTGGAAATAGAACTGGTCTCTTGGAAACCAGAACTAGCAATTTCCAGCATAGAATCTTCAGCCTGCAAGCATGGGGTTGAGCCAACTTTCTCCTGCTCACTGCCAACGACTTGGGTACATTCGTGGGAAAAGTTTCATGAATTTAATGCCTCTCCATATATTTCACCATATGCGAACCATGCAGGGTTGGTGAAAGATACAAATGAGATGGAAAAGAGGACAGTGGGGTTGATCCATGAGATATTGTCGCTGACATTATGGAAGAAAGCATCAATTATGAAGCTTGGACATTTCAGCAGGGAATTTGGTCTGCCATTGAAGTTGAATGCGTTGCTGCTTAAGCACCCTGGCATATTCTATGTCTCAAACAAGTATCAGATTTACACTGTTCTTCTTAGAGAAGGGTATAGCGGATCAGAACTAATTGAGAAAGATCCACTAGTGGTTGTAAAAGAGAAGTTTGGAGAACTGATGCAGGAGGGACTTCATGAATATAACAGGCGACATCATTTGatgaatttagaaaagaagagaatgaaggGGATGCTTTTGGGTAGATCAGAAAAGAACAAGAGGAAAGATTCTGAACCAGATGATCTTGATGATCAAGGAAACAATCTAGGAGGTTTACTTGAGccagaggaaagaaaaagattctATCAGTCTCTCTTTGATGATGGTTCTGCATGA